A DNA window from Macadamia integrifolia cultivar HAES 741 chromosome 4, SCU_Mint_v3, whole genome shotgun sequence contains the following coding sequences:
- the LOC122076136 gene encoding RING-H2 finger protein ATL16, whose protein sequence is MDLLNRFYYQHGTQVFPPPFRSHQQQTIYGSPTSSSSSSSDTSFPILAIAILGITTTAILLVSYYVFVIKCCLNWHRFDLLRRFSISQARRHEDPLMVYSPAVLSRGLDEVLIRAIPIIQFKKGGENKENEEMVSFIECAVCLNEFQEEESLRVLPNCAHAFHIDCIDVWLQSNANCPLCRSSISSTTRIPIDQIIAPTSSPQDPTPFMGSSIGGDEDFVVIELRDEQSVGQSSHRRQGTGISGELSVQSISPSPRKLEQRPVVPKKTRKFHHMSSMGDECINVREKDDQFSIQPIRRSFSMDSSADRQLYLSVQEIIQHNRHLNEVSTSEACSSRVRRSFFSFSQCRGSRNAVLPIQSELEN, encoded by the coding sequence ATGGATCTACTGAACAGGTTTTATTATCAACATGGAACTCAAGTTTTTCCTCCTCCGTTCAGAAGCCACCAACAACAGACGATCTATGGGTCACCcacgtcttcttcttcttcttcttcggacACTAGTTTCCCCATCTTAGCCATTGCTATACTTGGAATCACAACAACAGCTATTCTACTGGTGAGTTACTATGTCTTCGTCATCAAATGCTGCTTGAACTGGCACCGTTTTGATCTCCTTAGACGATTTTCTATTTCACAAGCTCGACGACATGAGGACCCTTTAATGGTATATTCTCCGGCAGTTTTGAGTCGAGGCCTCGATGAAGTACTGATCCGTGCAATCCCCATTATTCAGTTCAAGAAGGGAggagagaataaagaaaatgaagagatgGTGAGCTTTATCGAGTGTGCAGTTTGTTTGAATGAGTTTCAGGAAGAAGAGAGCCTAAGAGTTCTACCCAATTGCGCCCACGCCTTCCATATTGACTGCATCGATGTATGGCTCCAAAGCAATGCCAACTGCCCCCTTTGCAGATCAAGCATTTCAAGCACAACCCGAATTCCCATTGATCAAATCATCGCACCCACCTCTTCTCCTCAGGATCCAACTCCATTTATGGGGAGTAGCATTGGTGGGGATGAAGATTTTGTAGTAATTGAATTGAGGGATGAACAGAGTGTTGGTCAATCAAGCCATAGACGTCAAGGAACTGGGATTTCAGGAGAGCTTTCAGTTCAATCGATAAGCCCTTCTCCAAGGAAGCTAGAGCAGAGACCTGTTGTACCCAAAAAGACAAGGAAGTTCCATCATATGTCAAGCATGGGAGATGAATGTATTAATGTCAGAGAGAAAGATGATCAGTTCTCAATCCAGCCCATCAGGAGATCTTTCTCCATGGACTCCTCAGCCGATCGGCAGCTCTACTTATCTGTCCAAGAGATTATACAACATAATAGGCATCTCAATGAGGTTAGCACTAGTGAAGCTTGTAGCAGCAGAGTACGCagatctttcttttcatttagcCAATGCAGAGGATCCAGGAATGCTGTTCTTCCTATCCaatctgaacttgaaaattga
- the LOC122077469 gene encoding adenylosuccinate synthetase 2, chloroplastic-like, with protein sequence MSLSVLKLDSNPISIPQKSFYGARAGGERSVMQLPSASRAFQQVVICSAKAVTPSSPLGVAAQTGDVPERIGSLSQVSGVLGSQWGDEGKGKLVDILAGHFNIVARCQGGANAGHTIYNSEGKKFALHLVPSGILNEETLCIIGNAVVVHLPGFFKEIEGLESNGVSCKGRILVSDRAHLLFDLHQEVDGLREHELGNSFIGTTKRGIGPCYSSKMIRNGIRVSDLKHMDTFPQKLDLLLSDAASQFQGFDYGPNMLREEVDRYKRFAERLEPYIVDTVHFVNESISQKKKILVEGGQATMLDIDFGTYPFVTSSSPSAGGICTGLGIAPRVLGDLIGVVKAYTTRVGSGPFPTEILDIDGDRLRLKGKEFGTTTNRPRRCGWLDVVALKYCCQINGFSSLNLTKLDVLTDIKEIKLGIGYRLADGTPIKSFPSDLNVLEKIIVEYEVVPGWQDDISKVREYANLPLAARQYVERIEELVGVPIHYIGVGPGRDDLIFK encoded by the exons ATGAGCCTCTCTGTATTGAAACTCGACTCAAACCCTATCTCAATTCCCCAGAAGAGCTTCTATGGAGCAAGGGCTGGAGGTGAGAGGTCTGTTATGCAACTTCCCTCTGCTTCTAGGGCCTTTCAGCAGGTTGTAATATGTTCTGCCAAAGCTGTGACTCCTTCGTCTCCATTGGGAGTGGCTGCGCAGACAGGAGATGTGCCAGAACGAATTGGATCGCTGAGTCAGGTTTCGGGTGTTTTGGGTTCTCAATGGGGTGATGAAGGGAAAGGGAAGCTCGTTGATATCTTGGCTGGGCATTTCAATATTGTCGCTCGCTGTCAG GGTGGAGCAAATGCTGGACACACCATCTACAATTCTGAGGGTAAGAAATTTGCCCTTCACCTGGTTCCCTCAGGAATCCTCAATGAGGAAACCCTTTGTATCATTGGGAATGCAGTTGTGGTTCATCTACCAGGATTTTTCAAAGAAATCGAGGGCCTTGAGTCTAATGGTGTCTCTTGTAAGGGTAGGATTTTGGTATCAGATCGTGCACACTTGTTATTTGACCTCCACCAAGAGGTAGATGGGCTTAGAGAACATGAGCTTGGTAATTCATTTATTGGGACAACCAAGAGAGGGATTGGACCTTGTTACTCAAGCAAGATGATTCGGAATGGTATAAGGGTAAGCGATCTGAAGCACATGGATACTTTCCCACAGAAGCTTGATCTTTTATTGTCAGACGCTGCTTCACAATTCCAAGGTTTTGATTATGGCCCCAATATGCTCAGGGAAGAAGTGGACCGCTACAAGAGGTTTGCTGAGAGATTGGAACCCTATATTGTTGATACAGTTCATTTTGTGAATGAATCCATctcacagaagaagaaaatactGGTTGAAGGTGGTCAGGCAACCATGTTGGATATTGACTTTGGAACATACCCATTTGTCACTTCCTCTAGCCCATCAGCAGGTGGGATATGCACTGGGCTTGGCATTGCACCAAGAGTCCTTGGTGATCTTATTGGAGTG GTAAAAGCCTACACTACAAGAGTTGGTTCGGGTCCTTTCCCAACTGAGATCTTAGATATAGATGGAGACCGCCTTAGGTTGAAAGGGAAAGAATTTGGCACAACCACAAATCGTCCTCGACGTTGTGGCTGGCTTGATGTGGTTGCTTTGAAGTATTGCTGTCAAATTAATGGTTTCTCCTCCCTCAATCTCACCAAGCTTGATGTACTTACAGACATTAAAGAAATTAAGTTGGGGATTGGCTACAGATTAGCTGATGGTACACCAATCAAGTCATTCCCTTCAGATCTAAATGTTCTCGAGAAAATAATT GTTGAATATGAAGTTGTACCTGGGTGGCAAGATGATATCTCCAAAGTTAGAGAATATGCTAACCTTCCACTTGCTGCCCGCCAATATgtggaaaggatagaagaactTGTTGGTGTGCCAATTCATTACATTGGGGTTGGTCCTGGCCGTGATGATCTCATATTCAAGTGA